A window from Candidatus Margulisiibacteriota bacterium encodes these proteins:
- the murA gene encoding UDP-N-acetylglucosamine 1-carboxyvinyltransferase: protein MQRLLVRGGKPLSGKYRVSGSKNAALPILAATILLPEHSVIKNVPNLLDVITIIRVLRALGIRAEYSQSVPNTVDVWNYSVKHVAPYELVTKMRASFFVIGPILAVKGLAKIPLPGGCAIGSRPVDIHIKGMEALGAKVKLEHGFVIAEAKKLKGGRFYLDFPSVGATESVMMAASLADGETLIENAAKEPEIVDLANFLIKAGAQIVGAGSDVIRVQGVKQLRPVEYSIIPDRIEAGTIMAAAAITNGKVTIEGIIPEHLEAIARKLQESGVKVTFLADTVEVDATGDHFKAVDVKTMPFPGFPTDMQPQMAAFLALAGGTSVVSETIFENRFMHMHELRRLGADIKLEGQSAIINGVAKLSGAPVKVSDLRAGAALLIAGLAADGETSLEDRDHHISRGYENIIEKLRGIGGDVSKAVIHVP, encoded by the coding sequence ATGCAGCGGCTGCTGGTTAGAGGGGGAAAACCCCTGAGCGGCAAATACCGGGTATCCGGCTCCAAGAACGCGGCGCTGCCGATCCTGGCCGCGACCATTCTCCTGCCGGAACACTCGGTGATCAAGAACGTGCCGAACCTGCTCGACGTGATCACCATTATCCGCGTGCTGCGGGCGCTCGGCATCCGGGCGGAATACTCGCAGTCGGTCCCCAACACCGTTGACGTCTGGAATTATTCCGTTAAACACGTCGCCCCTTACGAACTGGTCACCAAAATGCGCGCCTCGTTCTTTGTGATCGGCCCGATCCTGGCGGTCAAGGGCCTGGCCAAGATCCCGCTGCCGGGGGGCTGCGCGATCGGTTCGCGGCCGGTCGACATCCACATCAAGGGGATGGAGGCGCTGGGGGCGAAGGTCAAGCTGGAGCACGGCTTTGTGATCGCGGAGGCGAAAAAATTGAAAGGCGGGCGCTTCTACCTCGACTTCCCGTCGGTCGGCGCCACCGAATCGGTGATGATGGCCGCCTCGCTGGCCGACGGCGAAACGCTGATCGAGAACGCCGCCAAGGAGCCGGAGATCGTCGACCTGGCCAATTTCCTGATCAAGGCGGGCGCGCAGATCGTGGGGGCGGGGAGCGACGTGATCCGGGTCCAGGGGGTCAAACAATTGCGCCCGGTGGAATATTCGATCATCCCCGACCGGATCGAGGCGGGGACGATCATGGCGGCGGCGGCCATTACCAATGGTAAGGTGACCATCGAGGGGATCATTCCCGAACACCTGGAAGCGATCGCCCGCAAACTGCAGGAAAGCGGGGTCAAAGTGACATTCTTGGCCGACACGGTGGAAGTGGACGCGACCGGCGACCACTTCAAGGCGGTCGACGTCAAGACGATGCCGTTCCCCGGTTTTCCGACCGACATGCAGCCGCAGATGGCGGCGTTCCTGGCGCTGGCCGGCGGGACGTCGGTCGTGTCGGAGACGATCTTTGAGAACCGTTTCATGCACATGCACGAGCTCCGCCGCCTCGGCGCCGACATCAAGCTGGAGGGGCAGAGCGCGATCATCAACGGCGTGGCGAAACTGTCGGGCGCGCCGGTCAAGGTCTCCGACCTGCGGGCCGGAGCGGCGCTCCTGATCGCCGGTTTGGCGGCGGACGGCGAGACGTCGCTGGAGGACCGGGACCATCACATCAGCCGGGGCTACGAAAATATCATCGAAAAGCTGCGCGGGATCGGCGGCGACGTCAGCAAGGCGGTCATCCATGTACCGTGA
- the ybeY gene encoding rRNA maturation RNase YbeY: MYRELVRRIIKGEKARGRIDVSLVDDRTIRRLNKQFRHKDKPTDVLAFPYNESSILGDVIISRPTTERNAQRFGVTYRQELKRLVIHGALHVLGHDHGRKMSRAEKIYTEL; the protein is encoded by the coding sequence ATGTACCGTGAACTGGTCCGCCGGATCATCAAGGGGGAAAAAGCCCGGGGACGGATCGACGTTTCGCTGGTCGACGACCGGACGATCCGCCGGCTGAACAAGCAGTTCCGGCATAAGGACAAGCCGACCGATGTCCTGGCTTTTCCTTACAATGAAAGTTCGATCTTGGGCGACGTGATAATTTCCCGGCCGACGACCGAACGGAACGCGCAACGATTTGGCGTTACTTACCGGCAGGAACTGAAACGCTTGGTCATCCACGGGGCGCTCCATGTCCTTGGCCATGACCACGGGAGGAAGATGAGCCGTGCCGAAAAAATTTATACGGAGCTTTAA
- a CDS encoding diacylglycerol kinase family protein, whose amino-acid sequence MPKKFIRSFKYARSGAQHVLATQRNVWIHLGVGVLVMLLAVALRLPAGELALLILTITAVIAAEMFNTALEALVDLVKPEDHPLAALVKNVAAGAVLATAIGAVLIGLLIFIPRLA is encoded by the coding sequence GTGCCGAAAAAATTTATACGGAGCTTTAAATACGCCCGGAGCGGAGCGCAGCACGTGCTGGCGACCCAGCGCAACGTCTGGATCCACCTGGGCGTGGGCGTACTCGTCATGCTGCTGGCGGTGGCGCTGCGGCTGCCGGCCGGGGAGCTGGCGCTCCTCATCCTGACGATCACGGCCGTGATCGCGGCGGAAATGTTCAACACGGCGCTGGAAGCGCTGGTCGACCTGGTCAAGCCGGAAGACCACCCGCTCGCGGCGCTGGTCAAGAACGTGGCCGCCGGAGCCGTCCTGGCGACGGCGATCGGCGCCGTCCTGATCGGCCTGTTAATTTTTATACCGAGGTTGGCCTAA
- a CDS encoding hemolysin family protein gives MASILLLTVLLVLSAFFSMSETAMTTISRPRIANLVELKKPGAKILRRLREDPAKLLSTILVGNNIVNISASVLATTLIENYFAGLGLKEMGVIIGAAIGLMTLFILVFGEITPKTVAIRNAEQLALLLAPVMVIFEWLLNPIAWLLTIISRPFVFLLGGGLSNERRPFVSEEEIKMLLIAGEREGVFEKDEREMITSVFKFGDLTAKEVMTERDKMACIGAEASVGDAVQLIKRSGHSRLPVYDQNLNNIVGVIYAKDLLEVRSGEKLADHLRQALFIPSEKLINDLLDQMQVEYKHLAIVVDEFGHTLGLVTLEDLVEEIVGEIHDEYERRK, from the coding sequence ATGGCGAGCATCTTGCTCTTAACGGTGCTGCTGGTCCTTTCCGCCTTCTTTTCGATGTCGGAGACGGCGATGACGACGATCAGCCGGCCGCGGATCGCCAATCTGGTGGAGCTGAAAAAACCGGGCGCCAAGATCCTCCGCCGCCTGCGGGAAGATCCGGCCAAGCTGCTTTCCACGATCCTGGTCGGCAACAACATCGTTAATATCAGCGCTTCCGTCCTGGCCACGACCCTGATCGAGAATTATTTTGCTGGTCTCGGCTTGAAGGAAATGGGCGTGATCATCGGGGCGGCGATCGGCTTAATGACCCTGTTCATCCTGGTGTTCGGCGAGATCACGCCGAAGACCGTGGCGATCAGGAACGCCGAACAATTGGCCCTGTTGCTTGCCCCGGTCATGGTCATTTTTGAATGGCTGCTTAATCCGATCGCCTGGCTGCTCACGATCATCAGCCGGCCGTTCGTCTTTCTGCTGGGCGGCGGCTTGAGCAACGAGCGCCGGCCGTTCGTCAGCGAAGAAGAGATCAAGATGCTGCTCATTGCCGGCGAAAGGGAAGGGGTCTTTGAGAAGGACGAGCGGGAGATGATTACCTCGGTCTTTAAGTTCGGGGACCTGACGGCCAAGGAAGTGATGACCGAGCGGGATAAGATGGCCTGCATCGGCGCCGAAGCCAGCGTCGGGGACGCCGTCCAGCTGATCAAGCGGTCCGGCCATTCGCGCTTGCCGGTTTATGACCAGAACTTGAACAATATCGTCGGGGTTATTTACGCCAAGGATTTGCTGGAAGTGCGGAGCGGCGAGAAGCTCGCCGACCATTTGCGCCAGGCGCTCTTTATCCCGTCCGAGAAACTGATCAACGACCTGCTGGACCAGATGCAGGTTGAATACAAGCACCTGGCGATCGTCGTGGACGAATTCGGCCACACGCTCGGCCTGGTCACGCTGGAAGACCTGGTCGAGGAGATCGTCGGCGAGATCCATGACGAATATGAAAGGCGGAAATAG
- a CDS encoding DUF1846 domain-containing protein: MKQGFDSEKYLAEQTQAIIERADRFDNKLYLEFGGKLIFDYHAARVLPGFDPNIKMRLLQQLKDKADLILCIYAGDIERKKVRADFGITYDAAALKLIDDLREWGIDILAVVITRFAEQPAAVIFKNKLERRGINVYTHGLTKGYPTDIDLIVSDEGYGKNPYIKTKKPLVVVTGPGPGSGKLATCLTQLYHDYKHGHKSGYAKFETFPIWNLPLKHPVNVAYEAATADLRDVNMIDPFHLEAYETVAVNYNRDIEAFPLLWRILEKITGQESIYRSPTDMGVNKAGSGIYDDEAVKSAANQEIIRRYFRYACEYMMGFMDKETSQRVELIMEEMGVSPDDRRVVGAARKAAEEAQRQNKGHDGFFCGAAIELRNGALVTGKNFALMHASSSLILNAIKKLAEIPDKLHLLSPNVIEQIGNLKKDILGAKAVSLDLGETMVALAMSAATNPTAQLAMEKLKELQGCEVHLTHIPTPGDEAGLRRLGVNITSDPNFSTKSLFLE; encoded by the coding sequence GTGAAGCAAGGCTTTGACAGCGAAAAATATCTGGCCGAGCAAACCCAGGCGATCATCGAAAGGGCCGACCGGTTCGATAACAAACTGTACCTGGAATTCGGCGGCAAGCTGATCTTCGATTATCACGCGGCCCGCGTCCTGCCGGGTTTCGACCCGAACATTAAGATGCGGCTGCTGCAGCAGCTCAAGGACAAGGCCGACCTTATCCTCTGCATTTACGCCGGAGATATCGAGCGGAAAAAGGTCCGGGCCGATTTCGGGATAACTTACGACGCGGCGGCGCTCAAGCTGATCGACGACCTGCGGGAGTGGGGGATCGATATTTTGGCGGTGGTCATTACCAGGTTCGCCGAGCAGCCGGCGGCGGTGATCTTCAAGAACAAACTGGAGCGCCGCGGCATCAATGTCTACACCCACGGCTTGACCAAGGGATATCCGACCGACATCGATCTGATCGTCAGCGACGAAGGCTACGGCAAGAACCCGTATATCAAGACGAAAAAACCGCTGGTGGTCGTGACCGGGCCGGGCCCGGGCAGCGGCAAGCTGGCGACCTGCCTGACCCAGCTCTATCACGATTACAAGCACGGGCACAAGAGCGGGTACGCCAAGTTCGAGACCTTCCCGATCTGGAACCTGCCGCTCAAGCATCCGGTCAACGTCGCTTACGAGGCGGCCACGGCCGACCTGCGCGACGTCAACATGATCGATCCGTTCCACCTGGAAGCCTACGAAACGGTCGCGGTCAACTATAACCGCGATATCGAAGCTTTTCCGCTGCTCTGGCGGATCCTGGAAAAGATCACCGGCCAGGAGTCGATTTACAGGTCGCCGACCGACATGGGGGTCAATAAAGCCGGTTCCGGCATTTATGACGACGAGGCGGTCAAGTCGGCGGCCAACCAGGAGATCATCCGCCGCTATTTCCGCTACGCCTGCGAGTACATGATGGGCTTTATGGACAAAGAGACATCCCAGCGGGTCGAGCTGATCATGGAAGAGATGGGCGTGTCACCCGACGATCGGCGCGTAGTTGGCGCGGCCAGGAAAGCGGCCGAGGAGGCGCAGCGGCAGAATAAGGGGCACGACGGCTTCTTTTGCGGCGCGGCGATCGAGCTGCGGAACGGCGCGCTCGTTACCGGCAAGAACTTCGCCCTGATGCACGCTTCTTCCAGCCTGATCCTGAACGCGATCAAAAAACTGGCGGAGATCCCGGACAAGCTCCACCTGCTGTCGCCCAACGTCATTGAGCAGATCGGCAACCTGAAGAAGGACATCCTGGGGGCGAAAGCCGTCAGCCTGGACCTGGGCGAGACGATGGTGGCGCTGGCGATGAGCGCGGCGACCAATCCCACCGCACAATTGGCGATGGAAAAACTGAAAGAGCTGCAGGGGTGCGAGGTCCATTTGACCCATATTCCGACCCCGGGCGATGAAGCGGGCTTGCGGCGGTTGGGGGTCAATATCACGAGCGACCCGAATTTCTCGACTAAAAGCTTATTTTTGGAGTAA
- a CDS encoding CTP synthase has protein sequence MVKYIFVTGGVVSSLGKGIAAACLGRVLKSRGISVSIMKLDPYINVDPGTMNPYQHGEVFVTEDGAETDLDLGHYERFIDVNLGRGNNVTTGMVYWNVITRERRGDYLGGTVQVIPHITNEIKERIRQVTKEEKFNVVICEIGGTVGDIEGLPYLEAIRQFRKEVGRDNCVNLHVTLVPFLDTTHEFKTKPTQHSVQKLREIGIQPDIIICRSREPLSQEMKEKISLFCDVDKEAVVGMPDAPLLYEIPLMLEREGMDEIVLKYLGLTAKKGDLSEWAKMVEDLKAPEKKVRIAIVGKYTELGDSYISIVEALKHGGLPHRTAIEVAWVNAEKLEGEENIETVFRDVQGILIPGGFGARGIEGKIRAIRFARENGIPFLGLCLGMQCAVIEFARNVCRLKGANSSEFDPETKYPVIDFIPEQKAITDKGGTMRLGAYPCKIKKGTLLHQAYGKEEISERHRHRYELNNEFRQALADGGLVMSGIYPAADLVEVVELPDHPWFLATQYHPEFKSRPNRPHPLFAGFVRAAAARKEEQIELFKGEAK, from the coding sequence ATGGTTAAATATATTTTCGTGACCGGCGGCGTGGTTAGTTCTTTGGGCAAGGGGATCGCGGCGGCCTGTTTGGGCCGGGTGCTCAAGTCGCGCGGCATCTCCGTTTCCATCATGAAGCTCGATCCGTACATCAACGTCGACCCGGGGACGATGAACCCGTACCAGCACGGCGAGGTCTTTGTGACCGAGGACGGGGCCGAGACCGACCTGGACTTGGGGCATTACGAACGGTTCATCGACGTCAATCTCGGCCGCGGCAACAACGTGACGACCGGCATGGTCTACTGGAACGTGATCACCCGCGAGCGGCGGGGCGATTACCTGGGCGGCACGGTCCAGGTCATTCCCCACATTACCAACGAGATCAAAGAACGGATCCGCCAGGTGACGAAAGAGGAAAAATTCAACGTCGTGATCTGCGAGATCGGCGGCACGGTCGGCGACATCGAAGGCCTGCCTTACCTGGAAGCGATCCGCCAGTTCCGCAAGGAGGTCGGCCGCGACAATTGCGTCAACCTGCACGTGACGCTGGTCCCGTTCCTGGACACCACCCACGAATTCAAGACCAAACCGACCCAGCACAGCGTCCAGAAGCTGCGCGAGATCGGCATCCAGCCCGACATCATCATCTGCCGCTCGCGCGAGCCGCTCAGCCAGGAAATGAAGGAGAAGATCTCGCTCTTTTGCGACGTCGACAAGGAAGCGGTCGTCGGCATGCCCGACGCGCCGCTGCTTTACGAGATCCCGCTGATGCTGGAGCGCGAAGGAATGGACGAGATCGTCTTGAAATACCTGGGCCTGACGGCGAAAAAAGGGGACCTGTCCGAGTGGGCGAAGATGGTGGAAGACCTGAAGGCCCCGGAGAAGAAGGTCCGGATCGCCATCGTCGGCAAATATACCGAGCTCGGCGATTCCTACATCAGCATCGTTGAGGCGCTCAAGCACGGCGGCTTACCGCACCGGACCGCGATCGAAGTTGCCTGGGTCAACGCGGAGAAGCTGGAGGGCGAAGAGAATATCGAGACGGTCTTCCGCGACGTGCAGGGGATCCTGATCCCCGGCGGTTTCGGCGCGCGCGGGATCGAAGGGAAGATCCGGGCGATCCGGTTCGCCCGCGAGAATGGGATCCCGTTCCTGGGGCTTTGTCTCGGGATGCAGTGCGCGGTGATCGAGTTCGCCCGCAACGTTTGCCGGTTGAAAGGGGCCAATTCTTCGGAATTTGATCCCGAAACGAAATATCCGGTGATCGATTTTATTCCGGAGCAGAAAGCGATCACCGACAAGGGCGGCACGATGCGGCTGGGCGCTTATCCGTGCAAGATCAAGAAAGGGACGCTGCTGCACCAGGCCTACGGCAAGGAAGAGATCAGCGAGCGGCACCGCCACCGCTATGAATTGAATAACGAGTTCCGTCAGGCGCTGGCGGACGGCGGCTTGGTCATGTCCGGGATCTATCCGGCCGCCGACCTGGTGGAAGTGGTCGAACTGCCCGATCACCCCTGGTTCCTGGCGACGCAATACCATCCGGAGTTCAAGTCGCGGCCGAACCGGCCGCATCCGCTCTTTGCCGGGTTTGTTCGGGCGGCGGCGGCGCGTAAAGAAGAACAGATCGAACTTTTCAAGGGAGAAGCCAAGTGA
- the larC gene encoding nickel pincer cofactor biosynthesis protein LarC, protein MKIAYFDCPTGISGNMILGALLDAGLDKTYLLAELQKLQTSNFKLPNKAQIIISKTKKRGLAGTYFNVNFKKNDRPRNLADILKIIKRSKLSAPVKKLSGQIFRRLAQAEAKVHGLPVNKVHFHEVGAVDAIIDIVGACLGLEKLGIEKVYCSPLPAGQGKIAHAHGILPNPAPATAELLKGAPTYSTGLKGELVTPTGAAIITAIAEFAEMPKLKVENIGYGAGSLDLSRPNLLRVFIGEALPPTEHDAILQIEANIDDMDPRHYDRAIARLMKAGALDASVQPIRMKKQRAAVKLEVLCLPEKKERLLDAVFTETTTIGTRVYLVKREKLRREIRGGNKISYFGPQVKRIKPE, encoded by the coding sequence ATGAAGATCGCCTACTTTGACTGCCCTACCGGTATCTCTGGGAATATGATACTAGGAGCATTGCTGGATGCTGGTTTAGATAAGACTTATCTATTGGCTGAGCTTCAGAAACTTCAAACTTCCAACTTCAAACTTCCAAACAAGGCACAAATCATAATCTCCAAGACCAAAAAGAGAGGATTGGCGGGCACTTACTTTAACGTTAACTTCAAGAAAAACGATCGGCCTCGTAATTTAGCCGACATTTTAAAGATCATTAAACGGAGCAAGTTGTCGGCACCGGTCAAAAAGCTAAGCGGCCAGATCTTCCGGCGGCTGGCGCAAGCCGAAGCGAAAGTCCATGGCCTCCCGGTCAACAAGGTCCATTTCCACGAGGTCGGCGCGGTCGACGCGATCATCGACATTGTCGGCGCTTGCCTCGGCCTGGAAAAGCTCGGGATCGAAAAAGTTTATTGCTCCCCTCTGCCCGCCGGCCAAGGCAAGATCGCCCACGCCCACGGAATACTCCCGAATCCCGCCCCGGCGACGGCGGAATTGCTTAAAGGAGCGCCAACTTACTCGACCGGCCTTAAAGGCGAACTGGTCACGCCGACCGGCGCGGCGATCATTACCGCCATCGCCGAGTTCGCGGAGATGCCGAAACTGAAGGTCGAAAATATCGGTTATGGCGCCGGCTCGCTCGACCTTTCCCGGCCCAATCTGCTCCGGGTCTTTATCGGCGAGGCGCTGCCGCCGACCGAGCATGATGCAATTTTACAAATTGAGGCCAACATCGATGACATGGATCCCCGGCATTACGACCGGGCGATCGCCCGGCTGATGAAGGCCGGCGCGCTGGACGCTTCGGTCCAGCCGATCAGGATGAAAAAGCAGCGAGCGGCGGTCAAGCTTGAAGTCCTCTGCCTGCCGGAAAAAAAAGAGCGGCTGTTAGACGCGGTTTTCACGGAAACGACCACGATCGGCACCCGGGTCTATCTGGTCAAACGCGAAAAGCTTAGGCGCGAGATCCGCGGCGGCAACAAGATCAGCTATTTCGGCCCCCAGGTCAAACGGATCAAGCCGGAGTAA
- the larB gene encoding nickel pincer cofactor biosynthesis protein LarB, whose amino-acid sequence MKSRHYEDLGFAKVDHHRHQRKGFPEVIYCAGKTPRQVAEIAKKIWSHGHDVLATRADRKAFTAVRKVIKAAQYHETAGVITALKRPRRSVSGSLVTIVTAGTADLPVAEEAAVTAAFLGLRVERLFDVGVAGIHRLFSNLDKLKKARVIIVVAGMEGALPSVLGGVIDKPIIAVPTSVGYGASFKGLSALLTMLNACSPGIAVVNIDNGFGAAVMAYYIAK is encoded by the coding sequence ATGAAGTCGCGCCATTACGAAGATCTCGGCTTTGCCAAGGTCGACCACCATCGCCACCAACGGAAAGGATTCCCCGAGGTCATTTATTGCGCCGGGAAGACTCCGCGACAGGTCGCTGAGATAGCTAAAAAGATCTGGTCGCACGGCCATGACGTCCTGGCTACCCGGGCGGACCGTAAGGCGTTCACCGCCGTCCGTAAAGTCATTAAAGCCGCGCAGTATCACGAAACTGCCGGGGTCATTACCGCTCTCAAGAGACCGAGACGTTCAGTCTCGGGTTCCTTGGTTACCATCGTGACCGCCGGGACCGCCGACCTCCCCGTGGCCGAAGAGGCCGCCGTCACCGCCGCCTTCCTCGGGCTGAGGGTCGAGCGCTTGTTCGACGTCGGCGTCGCCGGCATCCACCGCCTGTTCAGCAACCTGGACAAACTTAAAAAAGCCCGGGTCATCATCGTCGTCGCCGGCATGGAAGGGGCCCTCCCCTCGGTCCTTGGCGGCGTGATCGACAAACCGATCATCGCCGTGCCGACCAGCGTCGGCTACGGCGCCAGTTTTAAAGGCCTGTCCGCCCTGCTGACGATGCTCAACGCCTGCTCGCCCGGCATCGCGGTCGTCAATATCGATAACGGCTTCGGCGCCGCCGTGATGGCCTACTATATCGCCAAATGA
- a CDS encoding deoxyribonuclease IV: protein MARLLGAHMSIAGGVDQALDRGLSIGCTAIQLFVKNNNQWLSKEIPAEQIAAFRQKKTILAFAHTGYLINLAAINPDNLEKSLQSLRQELDLAESLALPFTVLHPGSHLGEGEEAGLKKVAKNIKELLGQTKGYQVKIAVETTAGQGTNLGYKFEHLAEILDLVGEPARMGVCFDTCHAFAAGYELRTAEGYHSTWEQFAKTIGLDNLLAFHLNDSQSDLGTKKDRHEHIGKGKLGLEAFRLLMNDERFAQLPMVLETPKDPDLQQDCENLKVLRGLVVI, encoded by the coding sequence ATGGCTAGATTGCTCGGGGCCCACATGTCCATTGCCGGCGGGGTCGACCAGGCGCTTGACCGGGGTTTGTCGATCGGCTGCACCGCCATTCAGCTCTTCGTCAAGAACAATAACCAGTGGCTCAGCAAAGAGATACCGGCAGAACAAATCGCGGCCTTCCGGCAGAAAAAGACGATCTTGGCCTTTGCCCATACCGGTTATCTGATCAACCTGGCGGCAATCAATCCCGACAACCTGGAAAAGTCCCTTCAGTCCCTCCGCCAGGAGCTTGATTTAGCCGAGTCCCTGGCCCTTCCCTTCACTGTTCTCCACCCCGGTTCGCATTTAGGCGAGGGCGAAGAAGCCGGATTAAAGAAAGTCGCCAAGAACATAAAAGAGTTGCTCGGACAAACCAAGGGATATCAGGTCAAGATCGCAGTAGAGACGACCGCCGGCCAGGGGACCAACCTCGGTTATAAGTTCGAACACCTGGCCGAGATCCTCGATCTGGTCGGCGAACCGGCACGCATGGGAGTTTGCTTTGATACCTGCCACGCTTTCGCGGCCGGTTACGAATTAAGAACGGCTGAAGGATACCACTCAACCTGGGAGCAGTTCGCTAAAACGATCGGCCTGGATAACCTGCTGGCTTTTCACCTCAACGATTCCCAGTCCGATCTCGGCACCAAGAAAGACCGTCACGAACACATCGGCAAGGGGAAGCTTGGCCTGGAAGCTTTTCGTTTGTTAATGAACGATGAGCGTTTTGCTCAGCTGCCGATGGTCCTGGAAACCCCGAAAGATCCCGATCTCCAACAGGACTGCGAGAACCTGAAAGTTCTGCGCGGGCTGGTCGTGATATAA